A stretch of the Pseudomonas helvetica genome encodes the following:
- a CDS encoding sulfite exporter TauE/SafE family protein: MLLATLFGVVMGLILGLTGAGGGILAVPALVLGLGWGMTQAAPVALFAVGSAAAVGAIDGLRHGLVRYRAALLIALLGAVFSPVGIYFAHQLPEKVLMILFSLLMIMIAWRMLRREKPQAGPSDHGHANWGQKNCMLDQQTGRFSWTAKCTATLAALGAVTGVVSGLLGVGGGFLIVPAFKQLTDVQMRGIIATSLMVISLISATGVIGAFHAGVTIDAQGAAFIAASIAGMVVGRRLCARVPARALQVGFASVCLMVAGYMLLKA, translated from the coding sequence ATGCTGCTGGCGACATTGTTTGGTGTGGTGATGGGCCTGATCCTGGGGCTGACCGGGGCCGGCGGAGGCATTCTTGCAGTCCCGGCCCTGGTGCTCGGGCTGGGCTGGGGCATGACCCAGGCAGCGCCGGTGGCGTTGTTTGCGGTGGGCAGTGCGGCGGCGGTCGGTGCCATCGACGGCTTGCGCCATGGGTTGGTGCGTTACCGTGCGGCGTTGTTGATAGCGTTGCTGGGGGCGGTGTTCTCACCGGTGGGCATCTACTTCGCCCATCAGTTGCCGGAAAAAGTCCTGATGATCCTGTTCAGTCTGCTGATGATCATGATCGCCTGGCGGATGCTGCGGCGAGAAAAGCCGCAAGCGGGGCCGAGCGATCACGGCCACGCCAACTGGGGCCAGAAGAACTGCATGCTCGATCAACAGACCGGGCGCTTTTCCTGGACCGCCAAATGCACCGCAACCCTGGCTGCATTGGGGGCGGTGACCGGCGTGGTTTCAGGCTTGCTCGGGGTCGGTGGGGGTTTCCTGATCGTGCCGGCATTCAAGCAACTGACCGACGTACAGATGCGCGGCATCATCGCCACCTCGTTGATGGTGATCAGTTTGATCTCGGCAACCGGAGTGATCGGCGCCTTTCATGCCGGGGTGACCATCGATGCCCAGGGCGCGGCTTTTATCGCCGCGAGCATCGCCGGGATGGTCGTGGGGCGACGACTGTGCGCCCGCGTTCCGGCCCGGGCACTTCAAGTGGGGTTTGCCAGTGTGTGCCTGATGGTGGCCGGCTACATGCTGCTCAAGGCCTGA